One window from the genome of Thalassospira xiamenensis M-5 = DSM 17429 encodes:
- a CDS encoding putative bifunctional diguanylate cyclase/phosphodiesterase, whose protein sequence is MSRGSYGFLQRKSLSSRLLFIALPLVSLFSLALFVVFGYVSYTVLRDDLTEKIEQTADINARVLATPFWYLDVDNIESALNAMSRDRDIVAVLALGADGTEFAHTGVSQSELNDTLRLSRRVFFERNNVRHDVGELVIYFTEARVQDLLFRRMVIDMILFGLLIAVVAASLLIANKRSIKEPLNRLLHSIRMTKHGRLRRPVEWNSSDELGLLIREYNEMVTLQGQAQEEAQRKQALLEATLHNIGQGICLFDQDLNLMVWNERYIELLNLPRDLVKEGTPLSDILRYNAERGEYGDVSIQALISDRVAIARRREPYRMERTRPNGRVVQVDHNPMPGGGYVATYTDITERKQTEARMRHLAVHDVLTSLPNRTLFLDRLRQALLSARRFQRGVTVLFVDLDRFKDINDHFGHDVGDLMIQEMGQRLSRIIRDSDTAARLGGDEFAIIQTDVQNIEDTIALAQRIIDELSLPFDCRGIRLHSTASVGITLFPEDGENPEQLVKNADMAMYAAKAEGRNNYRFFLPSMHERVKERKTIEEDLRNALEYDQLELYYQPKIDCRTERVVGAEALVRWHHPDRGLILPGEFISVAEECGLINRLGAWVMNKACQQTQIWRETTLPGLRIAVNLSPAQFQDAELVRSVTKIMDQTRLPDGTLELEITESILMNNPEKAVSTLNELKALGVRIAIDDFGTGYSSLNYLKRFPVSSIKIDRSFVNDIHVDMDDKAIVDAVIGLGHSLNLEVVAEGVEEVEQHEYLRDKGCDFIQGFLFAKPLPAATFESWVLERHGSEPARVAVKS, encoded by the coding sequence TTGTCGCGCGGATCGTACGGCTTTTTACAACGGAAGTCGCTTAGCAGCCGATTGCTTTTTATCGCGCTGCCGCTGGTTTCCTTGTTCTCCCTCGCGCTGTTCGTTGTCTTCGGATACGTCAGTTACACGGTTCTGCGTGACGACCTGACTGAAAAAATCGAACAGACCGCCGACATCAATGCCCGCGTTCTGGCGACACCGTTCTGGTATCTGGATGTCGACAATATCGAATCCGCCCTGAATGCCATGAGCCGGGATCGCGATATTGTCGCCGTGCTGGCACTAGGTGCTGACGGCACCGAATTTGCCCATACCGGCGTGTCACAATCCGAACTGAACGACACCCTGCGTCTGTCACGGCGCGTGTTCTTTGAACGCAATAATGTGCGTCATGACGTCGGCGAACTTGTGATTTACTTCACAGAAGCCCGTGTTCAGGATTTGCTGTTCCGCCGGATGGTGATCGACATGATCCTGTTCGGTCTGCTGATTGCGGTTGTCGCCGCCAGCCTTCTGATCGCCAACAAACGGTCGATCAAGGAACCGCTGAACCGGCTTTTGCATTCCATCCGCATGACCAAACATGGCCGCCTGCGCCGCCCGGTGGAATGGAACAGTTCCGATGAACTGGGCCTTCTGATCCGCGAATATAATGAAATGGTGACCCTGCAAGGGCAGGCACAGGAAGAAGCCCAGCGCAAACAGGCCCTTCTCGAAGCAACCCTTCACAATATCGGCCAAGGCATCTGCCTGTTCGATCAGGACCTGAACCTGATGGTCTGGAACGAACGCTATATCGAATTGCTGAACCTGCCGCGCGATCTGGTCAAGGAAGGCACACCGCTTTCCGATATCCTCCGTTACAACGCCGAACGCGGCGAATATGGCGATGTAAGCATTCAGGCCCTGATTTCCGACCGGGTGGCGATTGCGCGCCGTCGCGAACCGTACCGCATGGAACGCACCCGCCCGAATGGCCGGGTCGTTCAGGTGGACCACAACCCGATGCCCGGCGGCGGTTACGTTGCGACCTATACCGACATTACCGAACGCAAACAGACCGAAGCCCGCATGCGCCATCTCGCCGTGCATGACGTCCTGACCAGCCTGCCGAACCGCACCCTGTTCCTTGACCGTCTGCGTCAGGCATTGCTATCCGCCCGCCGGTTCCAGCGCGGGGTCACGGTGCTGTTTGTCGATCTGGACCGATTCAAGGACATCAACGATCACTTTGGCCATGATGTCGGCGATCTGATGATCCAGGAAATGGGGCAGCGCCTGTCGCGGATCATCCGTGATTCCGATACCGCCGCTCGTCTTGGCGGCGACGAATTCGCGATCATCCAGACCGACGTTCAGAATATCGAAGACACCATCGCCCTTGCCCAACGCATCATCGATGAACTGTCCCTGCCCTTCGATTGCCGCGGCATTCGCCTGCATTCAACCGCCAGTGTCGGCATCACCCTGTTCCCCGAAGACGGCGAAAACCCCGAACAGCTGGTCAAAAACGCCGATATGGCGATGTATGCCGCCAAGGCCGAAGGGCGCAACAATTACCGGTTCTTCCTGCCGTCGATGCACGAGAGGGTCAAGGAACGCAAAACCATCGAAGAAGATCTGCGCAACGCGCTCGAATATGATCAGCTTGAACTTTACTATCAGCCGAAAATCGACTGCCGCACCGAGCGGGTTGTCGGGGCGGAGGCACTGGTGCGCTGGCACCACCCGGATCGTGGCCTGATCCTGCCGGGCGAATTCATTTCGGTGGCCGAGGAATGCGGCCTGATCAACCGGCTGGGCGCATGGGTTATGAACAAGGCCTGCCAACAGACGCAAATCTGGCGGGAAACCACGTTGCCGGGCCTTCGGATCGCGGTGAACCTGTCACCGGCACAGTTCCAGGATGCCGAACTGGTCCGTTCTGTTACCAAAATCATGGATCAGACCCGCCTGCCCGATGGCACGCTGGAACTGGAAATCACCGAATCGATCCTGATGAACAACCCGGAAAAGGCCGTTTCAACACTGAACGAGCTCAAGGCCCTTGGCGTGCGGATCGCGATTGACGATTTCGGCACCGGTTATTCATCCCTGAACTATCTGAAACGTTTCCCGGTTTCGTCGATCAAGATCGACCGGTCGTTTGTCAACGACATCCATGTCGATATGGATGACAAGGCAATTGTCGATGCGGTGATCGGCCTAGGCCACAGCCTTAATCTTGAAGTCGTCGCCGAAGGTGTCGAAGAAGTCGAGCAGCACGAATATCTGCGCGACAAGGGATGCGACTTCATTCAGGGCTTCCTGTTTGCCAAACCATTGCCCGCCGCAACCTTTGAAAGCTGGGTTCTTGAACGCCACGGCAGCGAACCGGCACGGGTTGCCGTCAAGAGCTGA
- the gcvPB gene encoding aminomethyl-transferring glycine dehydrogenase subunit GcvPB — translation MSFTTHTGNRGLVLEEKLIFEMGEPGRTGVDLPKPAGIKSRLGGLDRDSDVGLPGLSEPQVVRHFTRLSQKNFGIDSGFFPLGSCTMKHNPRLNEKVARMPGLADLHPMQPESTVQGALELIDSCAHWLLVLTGMPAVAMSPAAGAQGELCGMMAIRAALDARGENRRRVLVPESAHGTNPATAAACGFTVDSIPATEDGRVDLAAFEAKLGDDVAGIMLTNPNTCGLFERDVRKIADLVHAAGGYFYCDGANFNAIVGRVRPADLGIDAMHINLHKTFSTPHGGGGPGSGPVVFSEALAPFAPIPYVVRKGETFHLVETADEKDGNKPFGRLKGFHGQMGMFIRALAYMKSHGADGLRQASGDAVLNANYLLARLKDKLSVAFPGYCMHEALFDDDFLKDTGVSTLDLAKAIIDEGFHPMTMYFPLVVHGALLIEPTETETKESIDQFCDAVLALVAKAESGGAEFFKNAPYLTPRRRLDETAAARKPVLRWMPETA, via the coding sequence ATGAGCTTTACCACCCATACCGGTAACCGTGGCCTTGTGCTCGAGGAAAAGCTGATTTTCGAGATGGGCGAACCGGGTCGTACCGGTGTTGACCTTCCGAAGCCAGCGGGCATCAAATCACGCCTTGGCGGCCTTGATCGCGATAGCGATGTTGGTCTTCCGGGCCTGTCCGAGCCGCAGGTGGTGCGTCATTTCACGCGCCTGTCGCAGAAAAACTTTGGCATCGATTCTGGCTTCTTCCCGCTGGGTTCGTGCACGATGAAACATAACCCGCGCCTGAATGAAAAGGTTGCGCGGATGCCCGGTCTTGCCGACCTGCATCCGATGCAGCCCGAAAGCACGGTGCAGGGCGCGCTTGAACTGATTGACAGTTGCGCGCACTGGTTGCTGGTTCTGACCGGGATGCCAGCGGTTGCCATGTCGCCGGCAGCGGGCGCGCAGGGCGAGCTTTGCGGCATGATGGCGATCCGGGCGGCCCTTGATGCGCGCGGTGAAAACCGTCGTCGTGTTCTGGTGCCGGAATCGGCCCACGGGACCAACCCGGCAACCGCCGCGGCATGTGGTTTCACGGTTGATTCGATCCCGGCCACCGAAGATGGCCGTGTCGACCTTGCCGCGTTCGAAGCCAAGCTTGGCGATGATGTGGCGGGTATCATGCTGACCAACCCGAATACCTGTGGCCTGTTTGAACGTGACGTTCGCAAGATTGCCGATCTGGTCCATGCGGCCGGTGGGTATTTCTATTGCGACGGGGCGAACTTCAACGCGATTGTCGGACGGGTGCGCCCGGCCGATCTTGGCATTGATGCGATGCATATCAACCTGCATAAAACCTTTTCGACCCCGCATGGCGGCGGTGGACCGGGTTCGGGTCCGGTTGTGTTTTCCGAGGCACTGGCCCCGTTCGCACCGATCCCCTATGTCGTGCGCAAGGGCGAGACATTCCATCTGGTGGAAACGGCAGACGAGAAGGATGGCAACAAGCCGTTCGGGCGTCTGAAAGGGTTCCACGGCCAGATGGGCATGTTCATTCGTGCGCTGGCCTATATGAAAAGCCACGGTGCGGATGGATTGCGTCAGGCGTCGGGCGATGCGGTTCTGAATGCCAACTATCTGCTGGCGCGTCTGAAAGACAAGCTGAGCGTGGCATTCCCCGGCTATTGCATGCATGAAGCGCTGTTTGACGATGATTTCCTGAAAGATACCGGTGTTTCGACGCTTGATCTTGCCAAGGCGATCATTGATGAGGGCTTCCACCCGATGACCATGTATTTCCCGCTGGTGGTGCATGGTGCGCTTTTGATCGAGCCGACGGAAACGGAAACCAAGGAATCGATTGACCAGTTCTGCGATGCGGTGCTGGCATTGGTGGCCAAGGCAGAATCGGGTGGTGCGGAATTCTTTAAAAATGCGCCGTATCTGACACCGCGTCGTCGCCTTGACGAAACGGCAGCGGCAAGAAAGCCGGTTTTGCGCTGGATGCCTGAAACTGCTTGA
- a CDS encoding peroxiredoxin produces the protein MTIEVGSKLPEVTLFRATADGPEAVNTNEFFAGRKVVVFAVPGAFTPTCSAKHLPGFVANADAIKAKGVDEIVCLASNDAFVLNAWAKAENAGENITMLSDGDLAFVSKTGLELDLTGRGLGKRANRFAMIVDDGKVTDLAVEEPGAFDVSSAETVLGKL, from the coding sequence ATGACCATCGAAGTCGGCAGCAAACTTCCCGAAGTCACGCTTTTCCGCGCCACCGCCGACGGCCCCGAAGCCGTCAACACCAACGAATTTTTCGCCGGTCGCAAGGTCGTTGTCTTTGCCGTGCCGGGCGCTTTCACCCCGACCTGCTCGGCCAAACATCTGCCGGGCTTCGTTGCCAATGCCGATGCCATCAAGGCAAAGGGTGTTGATGAAATCGTCTGCCTGGCATCGAACGATGCCTTTGTTCTGAACGCCTGGGCAAAGGCCGAAAATGCCGGTGAAAACATCACCATGCTGTCCGATGGCGACCTCGCCTTTGTCAGCAAGACCGGCCTTGAACTCGACCTGACCGGTCGCGGTCTTGGCAAACGCGCCAACCGCTTTGCCATGATTGTCGATGACGGCAAGGTCACTGATCTTGCGGTCGAGGAACCCGGTGCCTTTGACGTGTCGAGTGCCGAAACCGTGCTTGGCAAACTCTAA
- the gcvH gene encoding glycine cleavage system protein GcvH, with protein sequence MAKKFSQEHEWVEYEDGVATVGITDYAQQSLGDIVYVELPEVGKKLTKDGDAAVVESVKAASDVYAPLDGVVVEANEELDDNPALVNEAPESDGWFFRMELSDESQLDELMDEAAYKDFVEGL encoded by the coding sequence ATGGCTAAAAAATTCTCGCAGGAACATGAATGGGTTGAATATGAAGACGGTGTCGCGACCGTTGGCATTACCGATTACGCCCAGCAGTCGCTTGGCGATATCGTTTATGTCGAGCTGCCGGAAGTTGGCAAAAAGCTGACCAAGGATGGCGATGCGGCGGTTGTCGAATCGGTCAAGGCCGCCAGCGACGTTTATGCGCCGCTTGATGGTGTGGTTGTCGAAGCCAACGAAGAGCTTGATGACAATCCGGCACTGGTCAACGAAGCACCGGAAAGCGATGGCTGGTTCTTCCGCATGGAACTTTCCGATGAGTCCCAGCTTGATGAGCTGATGGACGAAGCTGCGTATAAAGACTTTGTCGAAGGCCTTTAA
- the rnhA gene encoding ribonuclease HI — translation MTGTDNKRVEIYTDGACSGNPGPGGWGAILRFNGVEKEMSGGDPETTNNRMEMMAAISALEALKRPCVVDIYTDSSYVRDGITKWIFGWQKRGWKTADKKPVKNVELWQRLLEALKTHKVEWHWVKGHAGHPENERCDELARQAVPK, via the coding sequence ATGACCGGAACGGACAATAAACGCGTCGAAATTTATACCGACGGCGCGTGCAGCGGCAATCCCGGCCCCGGTGGCTGGGGCGCGATCCTGCGATTTAATGGCGTGGAAAAGGAAATGTCGGGCGGCGATCCGGAAACCACCAACAACCGCATGGAAATGATGGCCGCCATCAGTGCGCTTGAAGCGTTGAAACGCCCCTGTGTGGTCGATATCTACACCGACAGCAGCTATGTCCGCGACGGAATTACCAAATGGATTTTCGGCTGGCAGAAACGCGGCTGGAAAACGGCGGATAAAAAGCCCGTCAAAAATGTCGAGCTTTGGCAAAGGCTTCTGGAAGCTCTTAAAACGCATAAAGTTGAATGGCACTGGGTCAAAGGACACGCCGGACACCCGGAAAACGAACGATGCGATGAACTAGCCCGTCAGGCCGTGCCGAAATAA
- the ispH gene encoding 4-hydroxy-3-methylbut-2-enyl diphosphate reductase: MSDKADLRIILANPRGFCAGVDRAIEIVEKALVKYGAPVYVRHEIVHNKFVVDRLRDMGAVFVDELDSVPDGVPVIFSAHGVPKSVPEAAESRQLEYLDATCPLVSKVHRGAERHHADGKHILLIGHAGHPEVIGTMGQLPPGSMTLIETEEDAENLQVENPENLAFVTQTTLSLDDTAKIISILQRRFPAIEVPKKEDICYATTNRQHAVKLIATDADAILVLGAPNSSNSNRLVEVAKREGCDRSVLVERAKDIDWSKLDGISTLGITAGASAPEILVEEVIDACRERYNVTVETLTLTNENVTFKLPRQLAS; encoded by the coding sequence ATGTCTGACAAAGCCGACCTTCGGATCATCCTTGCCAACCCGCGCGGTTTCTGTGCCGGGGTGGATCGTGCGATCGAGATCGTCGAAAAGGCGCTGGTGAAGTATGGCGCGCCGGTCTATGTCCGCCACGAAATCGTCCACAACAAATTCGTGGTCGACCGCCTGCGCGACATGGGGGCTGTTTTTGTCGATGAACTCGATAGCGTCCCGGACGGCGTGCCAGTAATCTTTTCCGCGCACGGTGTACCGAAATCGGTCCCCGAAGCCGCAGAAAGCCGCCAGCTTGAATATCTTGATGCGACCTGCCCGCTGGTATCCAAGGTCCATCGTGGGGCTGAACGCCACCATGCAGATGGCAAACATATCCTTCTGATCGGCCATGCCGGTCATCCCGAAGTCATCGGCACCATGGGCCAGTTGCCACCGGGCAGCATGACCCTGATCGAGACCGAAGAAGACGCCGAAAACCTTCAGGTCGAAAACCCCGAAAACCTGGCGTTTGTGACCCAGACCACCCTGTCGCTGGACGATACGGCCAAAATCATCTCGATCCTGCAACGCCGCTTCCCGGCGATCGAGGTCCCGAAGAAAGAAGACATCTGCTATGCGACCACCAACCGCCAGCACGCGGTCAAGCTGATCGCGACCGACGCCGATGCCATTCTGGTTCTGGGCGCGCCAAACTCGTCGAACTCGAACCGTCTGGTCGAAGTCGCGAAACGCGAAGGATGTGACCGTTCGGTTCTGGTCGAACGCGCCAAGGATATCGACTGGTCCAAGCTTGACGGTATTTCGACGCTTGGCATTACTGCGGGCGCATCCGCCCCGGAAATTCTGGTCGAGGAAGTCATCGATGCCTGCCGTGAACGTTATAACGTCACGGTCGAAACCCTGACTCTGACCAATGAAAACGTCACCTTCAAGCTGCCCCGCCAGCTTGCCAGCTAA
- a CDS encoding homoserine kinase: MAVYTDVSDEDIARFVAEYDIGNVISFKGIAEGVENTNFLLQTDQASFILTLYEKRVNPDDLPFYLGLMDHLSAKGLNCPTPIHGRDGVALRRLCGRPAAITSFLNGMSPRRIMPHHCTGLGAALAHLHTAGQDFDMYLGNALSVTGWRPLFESCRTDANGVQPGLEKLIEDELAFLEANWPHQLPAGVIHADLFPDNVFFFPGKDDVSGLIDFYFACNDLLAYDIAICMNAWCFEPDNSFNVTKARNLLSSYGKVRALSDDELAALPILARGASLRFLLTRLYDWINTPKDALVTPKNPREYINKLRFHQRIDSASAYGLGEE; encoded by the coding sequence ATGGCCGTCTATACCGACGTTTCTGACGAAGATATCGCCCGTTTTGTTGCCGAATACGATATCGGCAATGTGATTTCGTTCAAGGGAATCGCCGAGGGTGTCGAAAATACCAACTTCCTGCTTCAGACCGATCAGGCATCCTTCATCCTGACCCTGTATGAAAAGCGTGTGAACCCGGATGATCTGCCGTTCTATCTGGGCCTGATGGATCATCTGTCGGCCAAGGGGCTGAATTGCCCGACACCGATCCACGGCAGGGACGGGGTCGCGTTACGCCGTTTGTGCGGACGTCCGGCCGCCATCACATCCTTCCTGAACGGCATGTCGCCGCGCCGGATCATGCCCCATCACTGCACCGGGCTTGGTGCGGCACTGGCACACTTGCACACCGCCGGTCAGGATTTCGACATGTATCTTGGCAATGCGCTAAGCGTTACGGGCTGGCGCCCGCTGTTTGAAAGCTGCCGTACCGATGCTAACGGCGTTCAGCCCGGCCTTGAAAAACTGATCGAGGATGAACTGGCCTTTCTTGAAGCCAACTGGCCCCATCAGTTGCCTGCGGGCGTGATCCATGCCGACCTTTTCCCCGATAATGTGTTTTTCTTCCCGGGCAAGGATGACGTATCGGGCCTGATCGATTTCTATTTCGCGTGCAATGACCTTCTGGCCTATGACATTGCGATCTGCATGAATGCGTGGTGTTTCGAACCTGATAACAGCTTCAACGTCACCAAGGCCCGCAACCTTCTGTCAAGCTATGGCAAGGTGCGTGCATTGTCAGATGACGAACTGGCCGCCCTTCCGATCCTTGCACGCGGGGCGTCTTTGCGGTTCCTGCTGACCCGTCTTTATGACTGGATCAACACGCCCAAGGACGCGCTGGTTACGCCGAAAAACCCGCGCGAATACATCAATAAACTGCGTTTCCATCAACGGATCGACAGTGCCAGTGCCTATGGCCTGGGCGAGGAATAG
- a CDS encoding protein phosphatase CheZ yields the protein MTRRVQKVFTAERRLKERSGGVVEDWSDSFFDPTLETGMGAGAPLPAPKPAATVDASGINQAVLDEIRALRSEVAQLRDAVRAGGSIDAAHIAPASDGDAMDVLPDPVSSNFTHSNRPGASEPDKDDLELIRKQIEEMNEHIHRAKMQIASLRHPKAEDDRLVSATTELDAIIKDTEMATHTILESAEQIDDLAMTLKNSAPSDFVAEHVEQIAFLVTKVFESCNFQDITGQRINKVVRTLEFVEERVHNMILIWGEDAFTDLPVPENDDGTPKNEDDDLLNGPQLEGEGISQDDIDKLFD from the coding sequence ATGACACGTCGCGTGCAGAAGGTTTTCACCGCAGAACGCCGTTTAAAAGAACGTTCGGGTGGTGTGGTCGAAGATTGGTCGGATTCCTTTTTCGATCCGACGCTTGAAACCGGTATGGGTGCAGGTGCGCCATTGCCAGCGCCGAAACCGGCTGCGACCGTTGACGCATCCGGGATCAATCAGGCTGTACTTGATGAAATTCGTGCCCTGAGGTCGGAAGTAGCCCAACTGCGCGATGCGGTGCGTGCCGGTGGCAGTATTGATGCCGCCCATATCGCACCGGCATCGGATGGTGATGCGATGGATGTATTGCCCGATCCGGTCAGCAGCAATTTTACCCATAGCAATCGTCCGGGTGCGTCGGAACCGGACAAAGACGACCTCGAACTGATCCGCAAGCAGATCGAGGAAATGAACGAACATATTCACAGGGCGAAGATGCAGATCGCGTCGCTGCGTCATCCGAAGGCCGAGGATGACCGCCTTGTCAGTGCGACCACCGAACTTGATGCGATCATCAAGGATACGGAAATGGCAACGCATACGATCCTTGAATCCGCCGAACAGATCGACGATCTGGCGATGACACTTAAGAATTCGGCACCATCCGACTTTGTGGCCGAACATGTCGAACAGATCGCGTTTCTGGTCACCAAGGTTTTCGAGTCCTGTAACTTTCAGGACATCACCGGCCAGCGTATCAACAAGGTGGTTCGGACCCTTGAATTCGTTGAAGAACGGGTTCACAACATGATCCTGATCTGGGGCGAGGATGCCTTTACCGATCTGCCGGTTCCCGAAAATGATGACGGGACGCCGAAGAACGAGGATGACGATCTTCTGAATGGTCCGCAGTTGGAAGGCGAGGGGATCAGTCAGGACGATATCGACAAATTGTTCGACTGA
- the gcvPA gene encoding aminomethyl-transferring glycine dehydrogenase subunit GcvPA, with amino-acid sequence MRYLPLTSADRASMLETIGAGSVDELYSDVPDGALLSEPVDLPYHLGELQVERDMAKLAAKNMGTASVPSFLGAGAYRHHVPATVDYIIQRGEFLTAYTPYQPEIAQGTLQYLFEFQTQVASITGMDVANASMWDGATSCAEAVLMACRATRRKKAVLSGGLHPHYREVTETYCQYSDTEVAGRDGHPEKQATADELDDLIDDQTACVVVQYPDVFGRIQDHTKLADACHAKGALLIVVFTEAMAFGAVKSPGSFGADIVCGEGQSIGNNLNYGGPYVGLFATTSKLVRQMPGRLCGETVDQDGKRGFVLTLSTREQHIRREKATSNICTNSGLCSLAFTVHMSLLGEDGYRGVATLNHETACKTADAIDAVPGAELVNDSFFNEFTVKLAKPAAEVVEALVGKGVLGGVPLSRLYPNRDDLDHYMLVAATETNTDEDIADLASALKEVLA; translated from the coding sequence ATGCGTTATCTTCCGCTAACCAGTGCGGATCGCGCCTCGATGCTTGAAACCATCGGGGCCGGATCCGTTGACGAGTTATATAGCGACGTGCCCGACGGCGCGTTGCTGTCCGAGCCGGTCGATCTGCCATATCATCTTGGTGAATTGCAGGTCGAACGCGACATGGCGAAACTGGCCGCCAAAAACATGGGCACGGCCAGCGTGCCAAGTTTCCTGGGTGCTGGCGCATATCGCCACCATGTTCCGGCCACGGTCGATTACATCATCCAGCGCGGTGAGTTTCTGACGGCCTATACCCCGTATCAGCCGGAAATCGCGCAAGGTACGTTGCAGTATCTGTTCGAATTCCAGACCCAGGTGGCATCGATCACCGGCATGGATGTGGCCAACGCATCGATGTGGGACGGGGCAACGTCGTGCGCGGAGGCCGTTCTGATGGCGTGCCGGGCCACGCGCCGCAAGAAGGCGGTTCTGTCGGGTGGTCTGCATCCGCATTACCGTGAAGTCACGGAAACCTATTGCCAGTATAGCGATACCGAAGTTGCCGGTCGTGACGGGCACCCGGAAAAGCAGGCAACCGCGGATGAGCTTGACGATCTGATTGATGATCAGACGGCGTGTGTGGTTGTCCAGTACCCGGACGTTTTCGGACGCATTCAGGATCACACGAAGCTTGCGGATGCGTGCCATGCCAAGGGTGCGCTTCTGATCGTGGTGTTTACCGAGGCCATGGCATTTGGCGCGGTCAAGTCACCGGGCAGCTTTGGCGCGGATATCGTTTGCGGCGAAGGCCAGTCGATTGGTAACAACCTGAACTATGGCGGGCCGTATGTCGGGCTTTTTGCGACGACCAGCAAACTGGTACGCCAGATGCCGGGTCGTTTGTGTGGTGAAACGGTCGATCAGGACGGCAAGCGTGGTTTTGTTCTAACACTTTCGACGCGTGAGCAGCATATCCGCCGCGAGAAGGCGACATCGAACATCTGCACCAATTCCGGGCTGTGTTCGTTGGCCTTTACGGTGCATATGAGCCTTCTGGGCGAAGACGGGTATCGTGGTGTGGCAACACTTAACCATGAAACCGCGTGCAAGACCGCCGATGCGATTGATGCGGTGCCGGGTGCGGAACTTGTCAATGACAGCTTCTTTAACGAGTTCACCGTCAAGCTTGCCAAACCGGCAGCCGAGGTGGTCGAGGCACTGGTTGGCAAGGGTGTCCTTGGCGGGGTTCCGTTGTCGCGCCTGTATCCGAACCGGGACGATCTGGACCATTACATGCTGGTGGCGGCGACCGAAACCAACACCGACGAAGACATCGCGGACCTTGCGTCTGCATTGAAGGAGGTGCTGGCATGA
- the gcvT gene encoding glycine cleavage system aminomethyltransferase GcvT — protein MADHQTELLKTALYDLHVELGAKMVPFAGYDMPVQYPLGVKGEHLHTRAKAGLFDVSHMGQVRLTGEHRVAELEKLVPGDIAILKPGRTRYSAFTNDDGTILDDLMITNAGDSLFLVINAACKDDDIVHMRANLDNGVELIEIDDRALMALQGPDAAKVLARFAPSVADMKFMSFAEIDIAGIACFVTRSGYTGEDGYEISVPNDRADELARKLLAEEEVEAIGLGARDSLRLEAGLCLYGNDIDTTTTPVEGDLNWIINKRRREEGGFKGADIILDQLANGADRKRVGIKPEGKAPAREHTAILNSDGEEIGEITSGGFGPTVDGPIAMGYVAIEFAAPGTKVDLMVRGKARPAEIVELPFVAHRYYRG, from the coding sequence ATGGCCGATCATCAAACCGAACTGCTGAAAACCGCCCTTTATGATTTGCATGTGGAACTGGGTGCCAAGATGGTGCCGTTTGCCGGTTATGACATGCCGGTGCAATATCCGCTGGGGGTGAAGGGCGAACATCTGCATACCCGTGCGAAGGCCGGTCTGTTTGATGTTTCGCATATGGGGCAGGTCCGCCTGACCGGCGAACATCGCGTCGCCGAGCTTGAAAAGCTCGTACCCGGTGACATCGCGATCCTCAAACCCGGCCGTACCCGTTATTCCGCATTCACCAATGACGATGGCACGATTTTGGATGATCTGATGATCACCAATGCGGGCGACAGCCTGTTTCTGGTGATCAATGCCGCGTGCAAGGATGATGACATTGTCCATATGCGGGCCAATCTGGATAACGGTGTCGAGCTGATCGAGATTGATGACCGCGCATTGATGGCATTGCAGGGCCCGGACGCGGCCAAGGTTCTGGCGCGGTTTGCACCGTCGGTTGCCGATATGAAATTCATGAGCTTTGCCGAGATCGACATTGCCGGTATCGCATGCTTTGTCACCCGGTCGGGCTATACCGGCGAGGACGGTTACGAGATTTCCGTGCCGAACGACCGCGCCGACGAACTGGCGCGCAAGTTGTTGGCCGAGGAAGAGGTCGAGGCGATTGGCCTTGGCGCGCGTGATTCGCTGCGTCTTGAAGCCGGTCTTTGCCTGTATGGCAACGATATCGATACCACGACCACCCCGGTCGAAGGCGACCTTAACTGGATCATCAACAAACGTCGTCGCGAAGAAGGCGGGTTCAAGGGAGCAGACATCATCCTTGATCAGCTTGCCAATGGCGCGGATCGCAAACGTGTCGGGATCAAACCCGAAGGCAAGGCCCCGGCGCGTGAACATACCGCGATCTTGAACAGTGACGGTGAAGAAATCGGCGAAATCACCAGCGGTGGTTTTGGCCCGACCGTGGATGGCCCGATTGCGATGGGATATGTCGCAATTGAATTTGCCGCCCCGGGTACCAAAGTCGATCTGATGGTGCGCGGCAAGGCACGCCCGGCGGAAATCGTCGAACTGCCGTTTGTGGCCCACCGTTACTATCGCGGCTGA